A stretch of the Gemmatimonadaceae bacterium genome encodes the following:
- a CDS encoding HNH endonuclease produces MSGRRHYHHVSLPRVPRAPRRARRTHPAQQKRALKRAAMRDCGRRCVYCGTCLDFEYATLDHVYPLAKGGTHYPGNLVLACCRCNRLKSDMLPHEFFARFPWAGMNFIRYARTVHRALKRCARRAVSLAYAEAA; encoded by the coding sequence ATGTCCGGCCGTCGGCACTATCACCACGTCTCCCTCCCCCGTGTCCCGCGCGCGCCGCGCCGCGCCCGCCGGACGCATCCTGCCCAACAGAAGCGCGCGCTCAAGCGTGCGGCCATGCGCGACTGCGGCCGCCGCTGCGTGTACTGCGGGACGTGCCTCGACTTCGAGTACGCCACGCTGGACCACGTGTACCCGCTCGCGAAGGGGGGCACCCACTATCCGGGCAACCTCGTCCTGGCCTGCTGTCGCTGTAATCGACTGAAGAGCGACATGCTTCCGCACGAATTCTTCGCCCGGTTTCCGTGGGCGGGGATGAACTTCATTCGCTACGCGAGAACGGTGCATCGGGCACTCAAGCGGTGCGCCCGCCGGGCGGTGAGTCTCGCGTATGCCGAAGCGGCGTAA
- the lon gene encoding endopeptidase La encodes MAQRHTLPVLPLRGTVIFPGLTAPIAAGRPGTLRAIEAALKADRLVFAVAQRDNTDEPAPEILYAMGVVARIGQIQRGLGGVQLLLNGEQRATALQYSSNEGYLSAVVVDVEEMKPANEEDPAFVALYKEIRERAGELGERRGLPEEVVHQVLDSVTDPGRFADLVAGYIDLPTAEKQGLLEILSVEERLRRVLVHVQKQIGMIEMQEEIKSQVQEELGERQREMFLREQMKAIQKELGDDDASKEIEELRGKLNKLELPKEARAEVERELGRLERAGRESMEAQVIRTYLEWIAELPWNARSDDDLDLKNASTILEEDHYGLPDVKDRVLEFLAVRQLRAQQIADELKKTGEMPIVKIQAVKEDATPSLAKGDDERTITDAKEAKARAMAKGPILLFVGPPGVGKTSIAKSIARALGRKYVRAALGGARDEADIRGHRRTYVGAMPGRIVQGMKQAGTKNPVFLLDEVDKLGVSFQGDPASALLEVLDPAQNDTFTDHYLGIPFDLSEVLFVATANLIQNIPGPLLDRMEVVEFAGYTEREKAEIAKKYLIPRQLEENGLGEKGITFSDDAVMAVVSKYTRESGVRQLERQIGAVARKVARRVAAGDTALIDDNLIDADEVRQLLGRPRVHPEHAAEESEIGVATGMYYTPAGGDIMFVEAAIRRLYGAGPAQPEDARTQVSGWGSLSLILTGQLGDVMKESARAALTYAATHADLLNIPADKLGSIEVHIHVPAGAIPKDGPSAGVTMATALVSAMSNRPVRKDVAMTGETSLRGRVMPIGGLKEKVLGAHRAGITHVILPKDNEADLEDIPADVREQMTFHAVTTLDEVFAIALLPAGGGAESVHAMEDLADEMVGAGQG; translated from the coding sequence ATGGCTCAACGCCATACTCTGCCGGTTCTGCCGCTTCGCGGGACCGTGATCTTCCCGGGGCTAACGGCGCCGATCGCCGCCGGCCGGCCAGGGACGCTACGGGCGATCGAAGCAGCCTTGAAGGCTGATCGACTGGTGTTCGCGGTCGCCCAGCGCGACAACACGGACGAGCCGGCTCCGGAAATTCTGTACGCGATGGGCGTGGTGGCTCGCATCGGCCAGATCCAGCGTGGATTGGGCGGCGTGCAATTGCTGCTCAACGGCGAGCAGCGCGCCACGGCGCTCCAGTACAGTTCCAACGAGGGCTATCTGAGCGCCGTCGTCGTGGACGTGGAGGAAATGAAGCCGGCGAACGAAGAAGATCCGGCATTCGTCGCACTGTACAAAGAGATCCGGGAACGCGCCGGTGAACTCGGCGAACGACGCGGACTTCCGGAAGAGGTCGTGCATCAGGTGCTCGACTCGGTCACCGATCCGGGCCGGTTCGCCGACCTCGTGGCTGGCTACATCGATCTTCCCACCGCGGAGAAGCAGGGGCTGCTCGAAATCCTGAGCGTCGAGGAGCGGCTGCGCCGCGTGCTCGTGCACGTGCAGAAGCAGATCGGGATGATCGAGATGCAGGAGGAGATCAAGTCGCAGGTCCAGGAGGAGTTGGGGGAGCGCCAGCGGGAGATGTTCCTGCGCGAGCAGATGAAGGCCATCCAGAAGGAACTGGGCGACGATGATGCCTCGAAGGAAATCGAGGAACTGCGCGGGAAGCTGAACAAACTCGAGCTACCCAAGGAAGCGCGGGCCGAGGTCGAGCGCGAGCTGGGGCGCTTGGAGCGTGCGGGTCGCGAGTCCATGGAAGCACAAGTCATCCGCACGTATCTCGAGTGGATCGCCGAATTGCCATGGAACGCACGGTCCGACGACGACCTCGACCTCAAGAACGCCTCGACGATCCTCGAAGAGGACCATTACGGACTGCCCGACGTGAAGGACCGGGTGCTCGAGTTCCTGGCCGTGCGCCAGTTGCGCGCGCAGCAGATCGCCGACGAACTGAAGAAGACCGGCGAGATGCCGATCGTGAAGATCCAGGCCGTCAAGGAAGACGCGACCCCGTCGCTTGCCAAGGGCGACGACGAACGCACGATCACCGACGCCAAGGAAGCCAAAGCCCGGGCCATGGCCAAGGGCCCAATTCTGTTGTTCGTGGGCCCGCCAGGCGTGGGCAAGACGTCGATTGCCAAGTCGATCGCGCGCGCGCTCGGCCGCAAATACGTGCGGGCGGCGCTGGGCGGAGCGCGGGATGAGGCCGACATCCGTGGCCACCGGCGCACCTACGTGGGCGCCATGCCTGGTCGTATCGTCCAGGGGATGAAGCAGGCCGGCACCAAGAATCCCGTGTTCCTACTAGACGAAGTCGACAAGCTGGGCGTGAGCTTCCAGGGCGATCCGGCGAGCGCGTTGCTCGAGGTACTCGATCCGGCGCAGAACGACACGTTCACCGACCACTACTTGGGCATTCCGTTCGACCTGAGTGAAGTGCTGTTCGTCGCCACGGCGAACCTGATCCAGAACATTCCGGGTCCGCTGCTCGACCGCATGGAAGTGGTCGAGTTTGCCGGATATACGGAGCGCGAGAAGGCCGAAATCGCCAAGAAGTACCTCATTCCGCGCCAGCTCGAGGAGAATGGCTTGGGCGAGAAGGGGATCACGTTCAGCGATGACGCCGTGATGGCCGTGGTCAGCAAGTACACCCGGGAGAGCGGCGTGCGCCAGTTGGAGCGGCAGATCGGCGCCGTGGCGCGGAAGGTGGCCCGCCGCGTGGCGGCGGGCGATACCGCGCTGATCGACGACAATCTCATCGATGCCGACGAGGTGCGGCAGCTCCTCGGCCGCCCGCGGGTGCACCCGGAACACGCAGCCGAGGAGAGCGAGATCGGGGTGGCGACGGGCATGTACTATACCCCCGCAGGGGGCGACATCATGTTCGTCGAAGCCGCCATCCGCCGCTTGTACGGGGCGGGACCTGCGCAGCCGGAGGACGCCCGCACCCAGGTGAGCGGATGGGGCAGCCTGTCGCTCATTCTCACCGGGCAACTGGGCGACGTCATGAAGGAGAGCGCGCGTGCCGCGCTCACGTACGCCGCCACGCACGCCGACTTGCTCAACATTCCGGCCGATAAGCTGGGGTCGATCGAGGTCCACATCCACGTGCCGGCCGGCGCCATTCCGAAGGACGGCCCATCGGCCGGCGTGACGATGGCCACGGCGCTGGTGAGCGCCATGTCCAACCGCCCGGTGCGCAAGGACGTCGCGATGACAGGAGAGACTTCGTTGCGCGGCCGGGTGATGCCCATCGGCGGGCTCAAGGAGAAGGTGCTCGGCGCGCATCGGGCCGGGATCACGCACGTCATTCTGCCCAAGGACAACGAGGCGGATCTCGAGGATATCCCGGCCGATGTTCGGGAGCAGATGACGTTCCACGCGGTGACGACGCTGGACGAGGTATTCGCGATCGCCCTGCTGCCGGCCGGCGGCGGGGCCGAGAGCGTGCACGCGATGGAAGATCTGGCCGACGAGATGGTAGGGGCCGGGCAGGGCTGA
- a CDS encoding serine/threonine-protein kinase, which translates to MSDPVLPSGDSEMRALVERALSAHYELDAEIGRGGMGIVYRARDRRLKRMVAIKVLPPELAFRSDIKTRFLREAETAAQLNHPNIVPIYTVDEVHGLVFFEMAYVSGDNLAKRLHDRGVLPVDEVRHILRDVADALAYAHERGVVHRDIKPDNILLDAETGRPMVTDFGIARAVSDGDSRLTATGMAIGTPAYMSPEQAAGERVIDGRSDIYALGIVAYQMLAGEPPFSAGSTPAMLVKHISEIPVPVEQRRADVPPDLARAVSLMLQKDPANRFPSAGDLVKALDGGVMPLPPSNIVPGVVGLPSAAASAAIATAIGGVPSHQGAGFDPGLYVPTADELRRWDAPQVQAFRRRVWPYLYVNGVIVLMSILFRSNFTFFTVIWSIWLAFKYAKLWSDGYDWRDVFQQPRDRTLMEVFDDFMEHVRALSSSQKRRALLDARRQRRVARRAGGVPAAGAFPGPRLDDGTLAQSAGPYANTVRQAIGDRDEIVRLIESLPPADRSRVPDVVRSAVALHEKVQGLAIGLADLDRQTPPGGLTAYEAEIARLENEANPLDHRGSEERVHRLAYLKRQRRAIMDGESKRAATAARLETCALALRNMKLDVLRLRAGMQTHQHITTLAMNALNLADSVDSAVYVADVLGRGAPSSAEARPAAEKR; encoded by the coding sequence GTGTCTGACCCCGTCCTCCCGTCTGGGGACTCCGAGATGCGTGCGCTCGTGGAGCGCGCCCTGAGCGCCCACTACGAGCTCGATGCCGAAATCGGGCGCGGGGGGATGGGCATCGTGTATCGGGCGCGCGATCGCCGGCTCAAGCGTATGGTTGCGATCAAGGTGCTCCCGCCAGAGCTCGCCTTTCGCAGCGACATCAAGACGCGGTTTCTGCGCGAGGCCGAGACCGCCGCCCAACTCAACCATCCGAACATCGTTCCCATCTACACGGTGGACGAGGTGCATGGGCTGGTCTTCTTCGAGATGGCGTATGTGAGTGGCGACAATCTGGCCAAGCGCCTGCACGACCGCGGCGTGCTGCCGGTGGACGAGGTGCGCCACATTCTCCGCGACGTGGCCGACGCACTTGCCTACGCCCACGAACGCGGGGTGGTGCACCGCGACATCAAACCCGACAACATCCTGCTCGATGCGGAGACTGGCCGTCCCATGGTCACCGACTTCGGCATCGCGCGTGCCGTGAGCGACGGAGACTCGCGACTCACCGCGACGGGCATGGCCATCGGCACGCCGGCGTACATGTCACCGGAGCAGGCGGCGGGCGAGCGCGTGATCGACGGGCGCAGCGACATCTACGCGCTCGGCATCGTGGCCTACCAGATGCTGGCCGGTGAGCCGCCGTTCTCGGCGGGCAGCACGCCCGCCATGCTGGTCAAGCATATCTCGGAAATTCCGGTCCCCGTGGAGCAGCGGCGGGCCGACGTGCCGCCCGACCTGGCGCGCGCCGTGTCGCTCATGCTCCAGAAGGATCCAGCCAATCGCTTTCCATCGGCGGGCGACCTGGTGAAGGCGCTCGACGGCGGCGTGATGCCGCTCCCGCCGTCGAACATCGTGCCGGGGGTCGTAGGGTTACCATCGGCCGCGGCCAGCGCCGCGATTGCGACAGCCATCGGTGGTGTGCCGTCGCATCAGGGCGCTGGCTTCGACCCCGGCCTGTACGTGCCCACCGCCGATGAACTGCGCCGCTGGGACGCGCCGCAGGTGCAGGCATTCCGTCGGCGGGTGTGGCCGTATCTGTACGTGAACGGCGTCATCGTGCTGATGTCGATTCTGTTCCGCTCGAACTTCACATTCTTCACGGTTATCTGGAGCATCTGGCTGGCGTTCAAGTACGCCAAGTTGTGGAGCGACGGCTACGATTGGCGCGACGTGTTCCAGCAGCCGCGCGATCGCACGCTCATGGAAGTATTCGACGATTTCATGGAGCACGTTCGGGCGCTGTCGAGTTCTCAGAAGCGGCGCGCGCTGCTGGACGCGCGCCGCCAGCGCCGGGTGGCTCGGCGCGCGGGCGGTGTGCCGGCCGCGGGCGCCTTTCCCGGCCCGCGGCTGGACGATGGCACGCTGGCGCAATCCGCCGGCCCGTACGCCAATACCGTTCGCCAGGCGATCGGCGACCGTGACGAGATCGTGCGCCTCATCGAGTCCCTGCCACCCGCCGATCGGTCTCGCGTGCCCGACGTGGTGCGCTCCGCGGTCGCCCTCCATGAAAAGGTGCAGGGGCTTGCGATCGGGCTCGCCGACCTCGACAGGCAGACACCTCCCGGGGGGCTCACCGCTTACGAGGCCGAGATTGCGCGATTGGAGAACGAGGCCAACCCACTGGATCACCGCGGGAGCGAGGAGCGAGTGCACCGGCTGGCATACCTCAAGCGCCAGCGCCGCGCGATCATGGACGGCGAGTCCAAGCGCGCCGCCACCGCCGCCCGCCTCGAGACCTGCGCTCTGGCGTTGCGCAACATGAAACTCGACGTGCTGCGCCTGCGAGCCGGCATGCAGACGCACCAGCACATCACCACGCTTGCCATGAACGCGCTCAACCTGGCCGACAGTGTGGACAGCGCGGTATATGTAGCCGACGTGCTCGGGCGGGGCGCCCCCTCTTCCGCAGAGGCCCGCCCGGCGGCTGAGAAGAGGTGA
- a CDS encoding NAD+ synthase yields the protein MTALLHLALAQFRPRKGDYDGNLARLRGLFAQVDAEQPRPQVLCLPESALTGYFLEGGVREHAVTAGTLAADLQRTYRAAVPGDSTLDVVIGFYESWNGKLYNSGAYVTVGNTEPVIRHVHRKMFLPTYGLFDEERFVERGREIRAFDAPWGRAAILICEDAWHSMTATVAALDGAQVLFVPTAPPARGPWLESDGSGVPASVSRWERLARDMADEHGAFVILANLAGSEGGRMFPGASMIAGPKGEVLVRGPLWTEALVTYALDFADVARARADQPLLADLEVMAPHLRASMERVERRVPATISYDPAVLRNVPARGTAPAPATPVLVVDGNAVQRPPVPLEIDPALTERWLVEFLRDEVRQRGYAKALVGVSGGVDSAVTAFLAARALGPENVIGVRMPYRTSSAESSAHGQLVIDRLGIEGRTVDITAGVDGYLQTTPDADPQRRGNVMARMRMIVLFDLSARDTAIPLGTGNKTERMFGYFTWHADDAPPVNPLGDLFKTQVWTLARHLGVPDVIVDKPPTADLVAGQTDEADFGISYARADEILNWFLCGYSEADLVARGLDPAEVALVQKRVARTHWKRKLPTVAMLSPTAIGESYLRPVDY from the coding sequence ATGACCGCACTCCTCCACCTAGCCCTCGCACAGTTCCGACCGCGCAAGGGCGACTACGACGGCAACCTGGCACGGCTACGCGGGCTGTTCGCCCAGGTCGACGCCGAGCAGCCCCGCCCGCAGGTGCTCTGCCTGCCCGAGTCGGCGCTCACCGGGTATTTCCTGGAGGGCGGCGTCCGGGAGCACGCGGTGACTGCAGGGACGTTGGCCGCCGACCTGCAGCGCACCTATCGCGCTGCGGTGCCGGGGGACAGCACGCTGGACGTGGTCATCGGATTCTACGAATCGTGGAACGGAAAGCTCTACAACAGCGGTGCGTATGTGACGGTGGGGAACACCGAGCCGGTGATTCGCCATGTGCATCGGAAGATGTTCCTGCCGACGTACGGGCTGTTCGACGAAGAGCGCTTCGTAGAGCGCGGGCGGGAAATTCGCGCCTTCGACGCTCCGTGGGGACGCGCGGCGATACTCATCTGCGAGGACGCATGGCACAGCATGACGGCCACGGTGGCCGCCCTGGACGGCGCCCAGGTGCTGTTCGTGCCCACCGCCCCGCCAGCGCGCGGGCCATGGCTCGAGAGCGACGGCTCGGGCGTCCCGGCGAGCGTGAGCCGTTGGGAGCGGCTGGCCCGCGACATGGCGGACGAGCACGGCGCGTTCGTGATTTTGGCCAATCTCGCCGGAAGCGAGGGCGGACGCATGTTTCCCGGCGCGTCGATGATCGCCGGCCCCAAGGGGGAGGTGCTGGTGCGCGGGCCTCTGTGGACGGAAGCGCTGGTGACCTACGCTCTCGACTTCGCCGACGTGGCGCGGGCGCGCGCCGACCAGCCGCTGCTTGCCGACCTCGAGGTGATGGCCCCACATCTGCGCGCGTCGATGGAGCGCGTGGAGCGCCGCGTGCCGGCCACGATCTCGTACGACCCCGCCGTCCTAAGGAACGTACCCGCGCGCGGCACCGCGCCGGCTCCGGCAACGCCGGTCTTGGTGGTCGACGGCAACGCCGTGCAGCGGCCACCGGTGCCGTTGGAGATCGATCCGGCGCTCACCGAGCGTTGGCTGGTTGAGTTCCTGCGTGACGAGGTGCGGCAACGCGGTTACGCCAAGGCGCTGGTCGGCGTGTCGGGCGGCGTCGACTCGGCGGTCACGGCGTTCCTCGCTGCGCGCGCTCTTGGACCGGAGAACGTGATCGGCGTTCGCATGCCCTACCGCACATCGAGCGCCGAGAGCAGCGCCCATGGCCAACTCGTGATCGACCGCCTCGGCATCGAAGGCCGCACGGTGGACATCACCGCCGGCGTGGACGGCTACCTGCAGACGACGCCCGACGCCGATCCGCAGCGACGCGGCAACGTCATGGCGCGCATGCGGATGATCGTGCTGTTCGACCTCTCGGCTCGCGATACGGCCATTCCCCTTGGTACCGGGAACAAGACCGAGCGCATGTTCGGCTACTTCACCTGGCACGCCGACGATGCCCCGCCGGTCAATCCGCTCGGCGATCTCTTCAAGACGCAGGTGTGGACGCTGGCCCGGCATCTGGGTGTGCCCGACGTCATCGTCGACAAGCCCCCGACCGCCGACCTCGTGGCCGGGCAGACCGACGAGGCGGATTTCGGGATCAGCTATGCCCGGGCCGACGAGATCCTCAACTGGTTCCTGTGCGGCTACTCCGAGGCTGACCTCGTGGCCCGAGGACTTGACCCGGCCGAGGTGGCGCTCGTGCAGAAACGCGTGGCGCGCACGCACTGGAAGCGCAAGCTGCCGACGGTCGCCATGCTCAGTCCGACTGCGATCGGCGAGAGTTACCTTCGGCCCGTGGACTACTGA
- a CDS encoding dehydrogenase E1 component subunit alpha/beta, which translates to MATSTKAERRGAQVLSRSQLLAAYKTMLLSRRLDDKEIQLKRQNKIFFQISGAGHEAVLTAAGMVLKPAHDWFFLYYRDRALCLELGETAAQMLYSAVGAAADPNSGGRQMPSHWGMKELNVVSVSSPTGTQFLQAVGTAEATLRARLLGITEGFEKDEVVLVTTGDGTTSEGEFWESLNTATNLKLPIVYLVEDNGYAISVPVEVNTAGGSISKIVGGFPGLFVQEVDGCDLLASYAAMQKAVDHARKRKGPALVHAHVIRPYSHSLSDDEVMYRPPKERDADAARDPVTQFPKWLVAEGLATEKDLARIQEEVDAEVLAATDDALAQPQPGAETVYQHVYSEDVDPTSEQFDTEDDPQFSGNETTMVDLLNACMKDEMRRNAKMLVFGEDVADVSRDEYLDKVKGKGGVFKVTWGLQKEFGSDRVFNSPLAEANIVGRAIGLALRGFKPVVEIQFFDYIWPAYMQLRNELATMRWRSNGQFTSPVVVRTTYGGYIRGAIYHSQTGASLFTHTPGLRVVCPATALDANGLLRTAIRCEDPVLFLEHKHLYRQTYNKAAYPGPNFMIPFGKAKVVREGTDITVVTYGATVHRAFMAANQSAEETGLSVEVIDLRTLSPWDRDSVYASVKKTSRVIVAYEDSLSWGYGAEIAAAIADECFPWLDAPVKRVASADTFVGYAPQLEDAILPQVETFKAAFRDIAAF; encoded by the coding sequence ATGGCTACTTCGACCAAAGCGGAGCGCCGCGGCGCGCAGGTCCTGTCGCGCAGCCAGCTTCTCGCCGCGTATAAGACGATGCTCCTGTCGCGCCGGCTCGACGACAAGGAGATCCAGCTCAAACGCCAGAACAAGATCTTCTTCCAGATCTCGGGCGCGGGGCACGAGGCGGTGCTCACCGCCGCCGGTATGGTGTTGAAGCCCGCCCACGACTGGTTCTTCCTGTACTACCGCGACCGGGCGCTGTGCCTTGAGCTGGGCGAGACGGCGGCCCAGATGCTCTACTCCGCCGTGGGCGCCGCCGCCGATCCGAACTCGGGTGGCCGCCAGATGCCGAGCCACTGGGGCATGAAGGAACTGAACGTCGTCTCGGTCTCCTCGCCCACCGGCACGCAGTTCTTGCAGGCCGTGGGCACCGCCGAGGCCACCCTCCGCGCCAGACTGCTCGGCATCACCGAAGGGTTCGAGAAAGACGAGGTCGTGCTCGTCACCACCGGCGACGGCACGACCAGTGAGGGCGAGTTCTGGGAGTCGCTCAACACAGCGACCAACCTGAAACTCCCCATCGTCTATCTGGTGGAGGACAACGGGTACGCGATCTCGGTGCCGGTCGAGGTGAACACGGCTGGCGGCAGCATTTCCAAGATCGTGGGCGGGTTTCCCGGCCTGTTCGTGCAGGAGGTGGATGGATGCGACCTGCTCGCATCGTACGCCGCCATGCAGAAGGCCGTGGACCATGCCCGCAAGCGCAAGGGGCCGGCGCTGGTTCACGCACATGTGATTCGTCCGTACTCACACTCCCTGTCCGACGACGAGGTCATGTACCGGCCGCCCAAGGAGCGCGACGCCGATGCCGCGCGCGACCCGGTCACCCAGTTCCCCAAATGGCTCGTGGCAGAAGGCCTGGCGACCGAGAAGGATCTTGCCAGGATCCAGGAAGAGGTGGACGCGGAGGTATTGGCCGCCACCGACGACGCGCTGGCCCAGCCGCAGCCGGGGGCCGAGACCGTCTACCAGCATGTCTATTCCGAGGACGTCGATCCCACCTCGGAACAGTTCGACACCGAGGACGACCCCCAATTCTCGGGCAATGAGACGACGATGGTGGACCTGCTCAACGCGTGCATGAAGGACGAGATGCGCCGCAACGCCAAGATGCTGGTGTTCGGCGAGGACGTGGCCGACGTATCGCGCGACGAGTATCTGGACAAGGTCAAGGGCAAGGGCGGCGTGTTCAAAGTCACGTGGGGGCTGCAGAAGGAGTTCGGCAGCGACCGCGTCTTCAACTCGCCGCTGGCCGAGGCCAATATCGTCGGTCGCGCGATCGGTCTCGCGCTGCGTGGGTTCAAGCCCGTAGTCGAGATCCAGTTCTTCGATTACATCTGGCCGGCCTACATGCAACTCCGCAACGAGCTAGCCACCATGCGGTGGCGGTCCAACGGGCAGTTCACCTCGCCCGTGGTGGTGCGCACCACCTACGGCGGCTACATCCGCGGCGCCATCTACCACTCCCAGACCGGTGCTTCCCTGTTCACCCACACGCCAGGGCTGCGCGTCGTGTGCCCGGCCACGGCGCTCGACGCCAACGGTCTGCTCCGCACCGCCATTCGCTGCGAAGACCCGGTGCTCTTTCTCGAGCACAAGCACCTGTATCGCCAGACCTACAACAAGGCGGCGTATCCCGGACCGAACTTCATGATCCCGTTCGGCAAGGCCAAGGTCGTGCGCGAAGGCACCGACATAACCGTCGTGACCTACGGCGCCACGGTTCATCGCGCCTTCATGGCGGCCAACCAGTCGGCCGAAGAGACGGGGTTGAGCGTCGAGGTGATCGACCTGCGGACGCTCTCGCCGTGGGATCGCGACTCGGTGTATGCGAGTGTGAAGAAGACGTCGCGCGTGATCGTTGCCTACGAGGATTCGCTGTCGTGGGGCTACGGCGCGGAGATCGCCGCCGCCATCGCCGACGAATGTTTCCCATGGCTGGACGCCCCGGTGAAGCGCGTGGCGAGCGCCGACACGTTCGTCGGATACGCGCCGCAACTCGAAGACGCCATTCTGCCTCAGGTGGAGACGTTCAAGGCCGCATTCCGCGACATCGCCGCGTTCTAG
- a CDS encoding PBP1A family penicillin-binding protein gives MRTGRRLALVGAMMFVAGSARAQQSESIACAPRLGPTPGEAWQIVPLPQSSLVFARDGSLIGEIGTDWRTSIALSTLPKYVPEAFIAVEDKRFYEHNGVDLVGIAGALKDVVTEGDVRGASTITQLVVGNMHPNLINRRDRSISRKLHEQAAAREMEKHYNKAQILEAFLNSINFGHRWCGIEEAARHYFGKDASQLTLPEAASLAALPKSPAGYDPARHPDRNKDRRDLILGLMADQGYITRQAADQARATPLVTVPDAGFSVRAPYFVDAVEEAARAAGVPLASGGLRIYTTDNPALQRDAERALADGAAKVEARPGYKHPKFDPAHPTRTNYLQGMVVAVDPYTGDVEALVGGRDYAASPYDRAVNAQRQPGSSFKPFVYAKALEDGITANTIVPDTALSITLPNGDVYEPKDDDGKFLGAMTIREALVHSRNSVAIQLGQMIGMDSVAALAHRMGIETPIAVVPSSAIGASVVRPLDFVTAYSAFANNGLAVTPRLVTHIDDRYGRTVYAAPDSTPVRVLDPAVAYIVRDMMKDVTERGTGRVARQMVPDNIPIAGKTGTTNDNVDVWFVGMTPRLVAGVWLGFDQNEPIALGVAGGSLAAPVWGELISDYYAGRSAGQFPPAPDLVFADYNRATGQPADDLTPPDDLYTEFFVPGTGPTATRDDPWKVPQWGALLIH, from the coding sequence ATGAGGACCGGCCGACGATTGGCGCTGGTCGGCGCGATGATGTTCGTGGCCGGCTCGGCGCGCGCCCAACAGAGCGAGTCGATCGCTTGCGCCCCGCGCCTGGGTCCCACGCCCGGCGAGGCCTGGCAGATCGTGCCGTTACCACAATCGTCGCTCGTGTTCGCGCGCGACGGCTCCCTGATTGGCGAGATCGGCACCGACTGGCGCACCAGCATCGCGCTCTCCACGCTGCCCAAGTACGTCCCCGAAGCGTTCATCGCCGTGGAGGACAAGCGGTTCTACGAGCACAACGGCGTGGACCTCGTGGGAATCGCCGGCGCGCTCAAGGACGTCGTTACCGAAGGGGATGTGCGTGGCGCCAGCACGATCACCCAGCTCGTCGTCGGCAACATGCACCCCAATCTCATCAACCGGCGCGATCGCAGTATCTCGCGCAAGCTTCACGAGCAGGCGGCGGCCCGCGAGATGGAGAAGCACTACAACAAAGCGCAGATTCTCGAGGCCTTTCTCAACAGCATCAACTTCGGGCATCGGTGGTGCGGCATCGAAGAGGCGGCCCGCCACTACTTCGGCAAAGACGCTTCGCAGCTCACCCTGCCCGAGGCGGCTTCGCTGGCCGCGCTGCCCAAGTCGCCGGCCGGTTATGATCCGGCGCGCCATCCCGATCGCAACAAGGATCGGCGCGATCTGATCCTCGGCCTGATGGCTGACCAGGGGTACATCACGCGGCAGGCCGCCGACCAGGCCAGAGCCACGCCGCTCGTCACCGTGCCTGACGCGGGATTCTCGGTGCGCGCCCCGTACTTCGTGGACGCCGTGGAGGAGGCCGCGAGGGCCGCCGGGGTCCCGCTGGCCAGCGGTGGCCTGCGCATCTACACCACCGACAATCCGGCGCTGCAGCGCGACGCGGAGCGGGCACTCGCGGACGGCGCCGCCAAGGTCGAAGCCCGGCCTGGTTACAAGCATCCAAAGTTCGATCCGGCGCATCCTACGCGCACGAACTATCTGCAGGGCATGGTGGTGGCCGTCGATCCCTACACCGGCGATGTCGAAGCGCTCGTCGGCGGACGGGATTACGCGGCGTCGCCGTACGATCGGGCGGTGAATGCCCAGCGCCAGCCGGGCTCGTCGTTCAAGCCGTTCGTGTATGCCAAGGCGCTGGAGGACGGAATCACCGCGAATACGATCGTGCCCGACACGGCGCTCTCCATCACGCTGCCCAATGGCGACGTATACGAGCCCAAGGACGACGACGGGAAGTTCCTGGGTGCGATGACGATCCGCGAGGCGCTGGTCCACTCGCGCAACTCGGTGGCGATCCAGCTCGGTCAGATGATCGGCATGGATTCGGTGGCTGCGCTCGCGCACCGCATGGGAATCGAAACACCCATCGCCGTCGTGCCGTCGAGCGCGATCGGCGCATCGGTGGTGCGGCCGCTCGACTTCGTCACGGCGTATTCGGCCTTCGCGAACAACGGGCTCGCCGTCACCCCGCGGCTGGTGACCCATATCGATGACCGCTACGGCCGCACCGTGTATGCGGCGCCCGACAGCACGCCGGTGCGCGTGCTCGACCCGGCCGTGGCTTACATCGTACGCGACATGATGAAGGATGTCACGGAGCGGGGCACGGGACGCGTGGCCCGCCAGATGGTCCCCGACAATATTCCGATCGCCGGCAAGACGGGCACCACGAACGACAACGTTGACGTATGGTTCGTCGGCATGACGCCGCGCTTGGTGGCCGGTGTGTGGCTGGGCTTCGACCAGAATGAGCCCATCGCGCTCGGCGTGGCCGGTGGGTCGCTTGCCGCGCCGGTGTGGGGCGAGTTGATCAGCGATTACTACGCGGGGAGGAGCGCCGGCCAGTTCCCGCCCGCGCCGGATCTGGTGTTCGCCGACTACAACCGTGCCACTGGACAGCCGGCTGACGATCTCACGCCGCCCGACGACCTCTATACGGAGTTCTTTGTGCCCGGCACCGGGCCCACCGCCACGCGCGACGACCCATGGAAGGTCCCACAGTGGGGGGCGCTCCTCATCCATTGA